In the genome of Lactuca sativa cultivar Salinas chromosome 3, Lsat_Salinas_v11, whole genome shotgun sequence, the window TCTTCCATTCGGGTTCATCACAATTCATGTTAGGGGCATCACATAAGGTATTGATGTTATTAATCACAAAAATCTAGTAGAGTTGGTATAGAACATCACATACCAAACATCATAATTTAGGTGATCATTGTCAAAATAAGAGGGCGTAGGCTTTTATGTTAGTAAGGCCACATGGGTTTTCTAAAGAAGGAGATTCCTCATTGTCCGCCATGACTAGGGTTTAAAGGAGCTTCTCtaataatcaaattttctttatggATATTTTcccattaaacataataaatacaAATACAATGATTATACAATAAAATGCCCATTTATGAGTATATGctcaattttaatatttttataatttattttgaatGACAAATAATTATGAATTTCATTTATGTCCATAACGAGACTTAAATTTTCAATCTAAAAAAAAGAAGACAATATTAGATACTATAGAGAAGAAAATATTAGATGCTATTGGACTAGAATCGATTTGGTTAATATTTGTATAATTAATACTAAAAACATTTTTTACCTAACAATTAAAGTTATAATTAAGtaagtatattcatatttttcaTAAAGAAGgataaaaagaagaaaaaaaaaagatatttaaCGTATATAAAACCAAGGACCGCAAGCTTTTTGTATTCTGCTTTCTCCGTCTGCGCAACCATCAGCCTTACAAAATGACAAACCGATCAAAAGACCGCCCACTCATCTCTCGTCAATGGAGTCAACACCCCTCAAGCTCCTCCTCTTCCTCACTCTCTTCCACCACCTACAACCACACTTGTCGGCGTCGACACTCCCCAAAGAAGCTCTCCCCACAAAATCCGGCTACCTTCCGGTCAACTCCTCCACCGGGTCCGCCATATTCTATGCCTTCTATGAAGCCCAAAATTCTAGCACTACTTCTCTTTCTGAAACCCCACTTGTCATTTGGCTTCAAGGAGGACCAGGTTGCTCTTCCATGATCGGAAACTTCTACGAACTCGGTCCATGGCGGGTGACAGCTTCTGTCAAGCAAAACGTCGAACATCTTTCCCTCGAGCCTAATCCAGGTTCTTGGAACCGAATATTTGGCCTTCTTTTCCTCGATAATCCAATAGGAACTGGTTTTAGTATCGCTTCGACATCCGAAGAAATCCCAAGAGACCAACATGCTGTAGCAAGACATCTATTCATCGCCATCAGAAAGTTTATCGCTTTAGACCCGTTGTTTAAATCTCGTCCAATCTACATTACAGGTGAGAGTTACTCTGGAAAATATGTCCCATCAATTGGGTATTACATTCTCAAAAACAATCCCCTGTTACCCGCTTCTAAACGGATCAATTTGTACGGATTAGCCATCGGAAATGGATTAACTCATCCGGAAACCCAAGTCGCCACTCACGCTCTCCACAATTACAATCTTGGGTTGATCAATGAGAAACAGAAAACCCAAATGGAGAAACTGCAAATTAAAGCTATCGAGCTAACAAAAGCTGGTAATTGGAGCGATGCTACAGGTGCAAGAAACAATGTGTTGGGATTTCTGGAAAGCATTACAGGTCTAGCTACTTTGTATGACTTCAGGAGACAGAGTCCTTATCGTTCTGATTGGGTCGAAGAGTTCTTGAAGAACCCAGAGGTTAAAAAGGCATTAGGCGTGAATGAATCGATGGTTTTTGAGGAGTGTAGTGATGTGGTTGGAGCAGCGTTGCATGAAGATGTGATGAAGAGTGTGAAGTACATGGTGGAGTTTGTTGTGAAGAACACTAAGTTAATGTTGTATCAAGGGCAGTGTGATTTGAGAGATGGGGTTGTGTCTGTGGAGTCTTGGGTGAAGAAGATGAAGTGGGAAGGGATTGAGAAGTTTTTGGATGCAGAAAAAGATGTATGGAGAGTGAATGGTGTTGTTGCAGGGTATGTGCAGAAATGGGATAATTTGAGTCATGTGGTGGTGTTGGGTGCTGGTCATTTTGTGCCAACTGATCAAAATGTGAATTCTCAAGCCATGATTGAGGATTGGATTCTTCATAAAGGTTCCTTTGCTATCAATAATGCTCAAAAGCTTTCTGTTGATAGCTAGATCATTAAaagttattattattgttgttgtaaaAAGAAAACTTTGAAATAACGCTCATGACTCCGATCTATAGACGCGAGTCTTGTATGATGCTTGATTACTAGCTATCACATGTTTTGATCTTTAGAACTGTTACGGTTGTTTTTCTTTTCCAATAAGTTGTGTATTACTCAAGTGAATGAATGAATGGGTAATGATTTCTATCCGGATAAAATATCGTATACATAAGGTTTGtttctttatttgattaaataaaaCGTCTGAACAAATCTGCAAAACTATATGATCATCTTACCATTACGTTTAGAAAAATCAATCATAATATTTATTGGTTTAAAACAACT includes:
- the LOC111912574 gene encoding serine carboxypeptidase-like 50; this encodes MESTPLKLLLFLTLFHHLQPHLSASTLPKEALPTKSGYLPVNSSTGSAIFYAFYEAQNSSTTSLSETPLVIWLQGGPGCSSMIGNFYELGPWRVTASVKQNVEHLSLEPNPGSWNRIFGLLFLDNPIGTGFSIASTSEEIPRDQHAVARHLFIAIRKFIALDPLFKSRPIYITGESYSGKYVPSIGYYILKNNPLLPASKRINLYGLAIGNGLTHPETQVATHALHNYNLGLINEKQKTQMEKLQIKAIELTKAGNWSDATGARNNVLGFLESITGLATLYDFRRQSPYRSDWVEEFLKNPEVKKALGVNESMVFEECSDVVGAALHEDVMKSVKYMVEFVVKNTKLMLYQGQCDLRDGVVSVESWVKKMKWEGIEKFLDAEKDVWRVNGVVAGYVQKWDNLSHVVVLGAGHFVPTDQNVNSQAMIEDWILHKGSFAINNAQKLSVDS